A window of Nicotiana tabacum cultivar K326 chromosome 24, ASM71507v2, whole genome shotgun sequence contains these coding sequences:
- the LOC107814808 gene encoding cytokinin riboside 5'-monophosphate phosphoribohydrolase LOG7-like isoform X1 codes for MEEERTSKFKRICVFCGSSSGKKSSYQEAAIDLGKELVERRIDLVYGGGSIGLMGLVSQAVHDGGRHVLGVIPKTLMPRELTGETIGEVRAVSGMHQRKAEMARQADAFIALPGGYGTLEELLEVITWAQLGIHQKPVGLLNVEGYYNSLLSFIDKAVDEGFISPTARRIIVSAPTAKELIRELEEHVPEKDEIISKLIWEDEIQRYNYTPESSVPT; via the exons atggAGGAAGAGAGAACATCAAAGTTTAAGAGGATTTGTGTATTCTGTGGAAGCAGTTCTGGCAAGAAAAGTAGCTACCAAGAAGCTGCTATTGACTTGGGTAAAGAGCTG GTGGAGAGAAGAATAGATTTAGTGTATGGAGGTGGAAGCATTGGTCTCATGGGTCTTGTTTCTCAGGCTGTTCATGATGGTGGCCGCCATGTTCTTGG AGTGATTCCAAAGACTCTTATGCCCAGAGAG TTAACCGGTGAAACTATTGGAGAAGTGAGAGCAGTGTCTGGTATGCATCAAAGGAAGGCCGAGATGGCCCGGCAAGCTGATGCCTTCATTGCCCTTCCTG GTGGTTATGGTACCCTTGAAGAACTTCTTGAAGTCATTACATGGGCTCAGCTTGGTATCCACCAGAAACCA GTGGGGTTGTTAAATGTTGAAGGTTACTACAATTCCTTATTGTCTTTTATTGATAAGGCCGTTGATGAAGGCTTTATATCTCCAACTGCACGTCGCATAATCGTGTCTGCTCCAACAGCTAAAGAGTTGATCAGAGAACttgag GAACATGTACCAGAGAAGGATGAAATTATATCAAAATTGATTTGGGAGGATGAAATTCAGAGATATAATTATACGCCCGAATCCAGTGTACCTACGTAA
- the LOC107814808 gene encoding cytokinin riboside 5'-monophosphate phosphoribohydrolase LOG7-like isoform X2 encodes MFSVERRIDLVYGGGSIGLMGLVSQAVHDGGRHVLGVIPKTLMPRELTGETIGEVRAVSGMHQRKAEMARQADAFIALPGGYGTLEELLEVITWAQLGIHQKPVGLLNVEGYYNSLLSFIDKAVDEGFISPTARRIIVSAPTAKELIRELEEHVPEKDEIISKLIWEDEIQRYNYTPESSVPT; translated from the exons ATGTTTTCC GTGGAGAGAAGAATAGATTTAGTGTATGGAGGTGGAAGCATTGGTCTCATGGGTCTTGTTTCTCAGGCTGTTCATGATGGTGGCCGCCATGTTCTTGG AGTGATTCCAAAGACTCTTATGCCCAGAGAG TTAACCGGTGAAACTATTGGAGAAGTGAGAGCAGTGTCTGGTATGCATCAAAGGAAGGCCGAGATGGCCCGGCAAGCTGATGCCTTCATTGCCCTTCCTG GTGGTTATGGTACCCTTGAAGAACTTCTTGAAGTCATTACATGGGCTCAGCTTGGTATCCACCAGAAACCA GTGGGGTTGTTAAATGTTGAAGGTTACTACAATTCCTTATTGTCTTTTATTGATAAGGCCGTTGATGAAGGCTTTATATCTCCAACTGCACGTCGCATAATCGTGTCTGCTCCAACAGCTAAAGAGTTGATCAGAGAACttgag GAACATGTACCAGAGAAGGATGAAATTATATCAAAATTGATTTGGGAGGATGAAATTCAGAGATATAATTATACGCCCGAATCCAGTGTACCTACGTAA